One Myxococcota bacterium DNA segment encodes these proteins:
- the greB gene encoding transcription elongation factor GreB: protein MSRRPTQRPPRSPYITRAGEQRLQDEYQQLWSVERPKVAHEVGEAAALGDRSENAEYIYGKKRLREIDSRLEFLNKRLDELEVVQPRDRGDGKVYFGAWVSLEAEDGSQVEYQIVGPDEFDVEAGRISMDSPVGKALLGKAEGDEVVVRRPKGDIVYEILGVRYSTG, encoded by the coding sequence ATGAGCCGGCGCCCCACGCAGCGCCCGCCGCGCTCGCCCTACATCACGCGCGCGGGCGAGCAGCGGCTGCAGGACGAATACCAGCAGCTGTGGTCGGTCGAGCGTCCGAAGGTGGCCCACGAGGTCGGTGAAGCGGCGGCCCTGGGCGACCGATCGGAGAACGCCGAGTACATCTACGGTAAGAAGCGCCTGCGCGAGATCGACAGCCGCCTCGAATTCCTGAACAAGCGCCTCGACGAACTCGAGGTCGTGCAACCCCGGGACCGCGGCGACGGCAAGGTCTACTTCGGTGCGTGGGTCTCCCTCGAGGCCGAAGACGGCAGCCAGGTGGAGTACCAGATCGTCGGACCCGACGAATTCGACGTCGAGGCCGGGCGCATCAGCATGGACTCCCCCGTCGGGAAGGCGCTGCTCGGCAAGGCCGAAGGCGATGAGGTCGTCGTACGCCGCCCCAAGGGCGACATCGTCTACGAGATTCTGGGCGTCCGGTATTCCACTGGCTAG
- a CDS encoding aldehyde dehydrogenase family protein, which translates to MHTLTIDGKAVAGAGAREVINPATGAAFAQAPDCSRAQLDEAMESAQAAFGPWSRDEQARRQALRDCAAALRAAAPEAGRVLTQEQGKPLQKAIGEFMGSAVWFDFTAGLEIPVEVVQDDEKARIEVRRRPLGVVGAITPWNFPVLLGVWKIAPALLAGNTVVIKPSPYTPLSTLVLGEILRDVLPPGVLNVVSGGDELGAWITEHPIPRKISFTGSVATGKRVAAAAAPDLKRLTLELGGNDAAILLPDVDPGAVAERLFWGAFENSGQICSAVKRVFVHEDRLADVRDALTDIARGVVVGDGLDAASQIGPINNAPQFERVCELLEDAKAAGATIHGSGARSGDGYFFEPTIVTDVAEGVRLVDEEQFGPALPLLSYRDVDDAVERANGTEFGLSGSVWSNDVERATDVASRLVCGTAWVNKHVDIVPHAPFGGAKWSGVGVENGPWGLLGFTELQTLNVAKG; encoded by the coding sequence GCGGTCGCCGGCGCTGGCGCCCGCGAGGTCATCAACCCCGCCACCGGCGCGGCCTTCGCCCAGGCCCCGGATTGCTCCCGGGCTCAGCTCGACGAGGCGATGGAATCGGCCCAGGCGGCCTTCGGTCCCTGGAGCCGCGACGAGCAGGCCCGCCGGCAGGCCCTGCGCGACTGCGCGGCGGCCCTGCGCGCGGCCGCACCCGAAGCGGGGCGGGTGTTGACCCAAGAGCAGGGGAAGCCGCTCCAGAAGGCCATCGGCGAGTTCATGGGCTCGGCCGTCTGGTTCGACTTCACGGCCGGGTTGGAAATCCCGGTGGAAGTCGTCCAGGACGACGAGAAGGCCCGCATCGAAGTGCGCCGCCGTCCGCTCGGCGTCGTCGGAGCGATCACGCCCTGGAACTTTCCCGTCTTGCTGGGCGTCTGGAAGATCGCGCCAGCGCTCCTCGCCGGGAACACGGTGGTGATCAAGCCCTCGCCCTACACGCCGCTCTCGACGCTGGTGCTCGGCGAGATCCTGCGCGACGTCTTGCCGCCGGGCGTGCTCAACGTGGTGTCTGGCGGCGACGAGCTCGGCGCCTGGATCACCGAGCACCCGATCCCGCGGAAGATCTCCTTCACCGGCTCGGTCGCCACCGGTAAGCGCGTCGCTGCCGCGGCCGCGCCCGACCTGAAGCGCCTCACCCTCGAGCTCGGGGGCAACGACGCGGCCATCTTGCTGCCCGATGTCGATCCGGGCGCCGTGGCCGAGAGGCTCTTCTGGGGCGCCTTCGAGAACAGCGGCCAGATCTGCAGCGCGGTGAAGCGCGTGTTCGTCCACGAGGATCGCCTCGCCGACGTGCGCGACGCGCTCACCGACATCGCGCGTGGCGTCGTCGTGGGCGACGGTCTCGACGCGGCGTCTCAGATCGGTCCGATCAACAACGCGCCCCAGTTCGAGCGCGTCTGCGAGCTGCTCGAAGACGCCAAGGCCGCGGGCGCGACGATCCACGGCAGCGGCGCCCGCAGCGGCGACGGCTACTTCTTCGAGCCCACGATCGTCACCGACGTGGCCGAGGGCGTGCGGCTGGTCGACGAAGAACAGTTCGGTCCGGCGCTGCCGCTGCTCTCCTACCGGGACGTCGACGACGCGGTCGAGCGCGCGAACGGCACCGAGTTCGGCTTGTCGGGTTCGGTGTGGTCGAACGACGTCGAGCGCGCCACCGATGTCGCGTCGCGGCTCGTGTGCGGCACCGCCTGGGTCAACAAGCACGTCGACATCGTGCCCCACGCGCCCTTTGGTGGGGCGAAGTGGAGCGGCGTCGGCGTCGAGAACGGGCCCTGGGGGCTGCTCGGGTTCACCGAGCTCCAGACCCTCAACGTCGCGAAGGGCTGA
- a CDS encoding NfeD family protein, which yields MMISKTFRRYLLLELPGWTLAAVLLWFIVDRWGLALHWAVLLWLGWVAKDFALYPWLRKAYEDGPDAAELLVGREGEALDRLDPGGYVRIGPERWRAELGPDHDAVDAGARVRVRAVHGLTLVVAAVVDERG from the coding sequence ATGATGATCTCCAAGACCTTCCGCCGTTACCTGCTCCTCGAGCTGCCGGGTTGGACCCTGGCTGCGGTGTTGCTCTGGTTCATCGTCGATCGCTGGGGGCTCGCGCTCCATTGGGCGGTGCTCTTGTGGCTCGGCTGGGTGGCGAAGGACTTCGCGCTCTACCCCTGGCTGCGCAAGGCCTACGAAGATGGTCCGGACGCCGCGGAGCTGTTGGTGGGGCGCGAAGGCGAAGCCCTCGATCGCCTCGACCCGGGCGGATACGTGCGGATCGGCCCCGAGCGCTGGCGCGCGGAGCTCGGCCCCGACCACGACGCCGTCGACGCCGGCGCACGGGTGCGCGTCCGCGCGGTGCACGGACTCACCCTGGTCGTCGCGGCAGTCGTGGACGAGCGGGGCTGA